Proteins co-encoded in one Deltaproteobacteria bacterium genomic window:
- a CDS encoding FHA domain-containing protein: MQTDRPKATTLRELLVELRDGYNLFEPILIEIDAGSSAMPDVTVDRTVTSGKPFDWAQHYTREYAGHRFLVVAPQSGAGSGSEVEVTIGRSRSCDVRLDNDSVSKLHAKVIFDRHSGDYFIVDENSRNGSCINGEPLQPLVRAPIWSGAYVSFGDALFVFIDPPTLRKLSSLAS; the protein is encoded by the coding sequence GTGCAGACCGACCGGCCGAAAGCCACGACGCTGCGCGAACTCCTGGTGGAGTTGCGCGACGGGTACAACCTGTTCGAGCCGATCTTGATCGAGATCGACGCCGGCAGTAGCGCCATGCCGGACGTCACCGTGGACCGCACGGTCACCAGCGGCAAGCCGTTCGACTGGGCGCAGCATTACACGCGCGAGTACGCGGGCCATCGGTTCCTGGTGGTCGCGCCGCAGTCGGGCGCCGGATCGGGCAGCGAGGTCGAGGTGACCATCGGCCGCAGTCGCAGTTGCGACGTCCGCCTCGACAACGATTCGGTGAGCAAGCTGCACGCCAAGGTCATCTTCGACCGTCACAGCGGCGACTACTTCATCGTGGACGAAAACTCGCGCAACGGCAGCTGCATCAACGGCGAGCCGCTTCAGCCGCTGGTGCGAGCGCCGATCTGGTCTGGGGCGTACGTGAGTTTCGGCGACGCGCTGTTCGTGTTCATCGACCCGCCGACGTTGCGCAAGCTGTCGTCGCTCGCCAGTTGA
- a CDS encoding GTP-binding protein has product MIPVVVLTGFLGSGKTTLLNRLFRARPPGRGRFAIVVNEFGDVGVDAALLPSAETRQVELPGGCVCCQLVDDLQTTLDDLVEAAPDLDTIVIETTGIANPLPISWTLESPPLDARLRLAAIVAVVDPFEHEAARRESPSADAQVRYADLLVVSKLDRGPRDVDALVASLRERNDAAPILLEPPERVAPVLWRFLEDPPPPAAAGVRDPAAGDHADGLTSVAVDAPDVYDLEALAEALEALPPSIIRMKGVLRVVDGERGALRPALYAVHRVGARVSAEPAPAASPTPLVAIGRDVDPAGVADCLRAAVLPSESG; this is encoded by the coding sequence GTGATCCCGGTCGTCGTGCTCACCGGCTTTCTCGGCAGCGGGAAGACCACGTTGCTCAATCGGCTGTTCCGCGCGCGGCCGCCCGGCCGCGGCCGATTCGCGATCGTCGTCAACGAGTTCGGCGACGTCGGGGTCGACGCGGCGCTGTTGCCGTCCGCCGAAACGCGCCAGGTGGAGCTGCCCGGGGGCTGCGTGTGCTGCCAGCTGGTCGACGATCTCCAGACGACGCTCGACGACCTGGTCGAGGCCGCCCCCGATCTCGACACCATCGTCATCGAGACCACCGGCATTGCCAACCCACTCCCGATCAGCTGGACGCTCGAGTCGCCGCCGCTGGACGCGCGCCTGCGCCTTGCGGCGATCGTCGCCGTGGTCGACCCCTTCGAGCACGAGGCCGCCCGGCGTGAGTCGCCGAGCGCCGATGCCCAGGTGCGCTATGCCGACTTGCTCGTGGTGTCGAAGCTGGACCGAGGGCCGAGGGACGTCGATGCGCTCGTCGCGAGCCTGCGCGAGCGCAACGACGCCGCGCCGATCCTGCTCGAGCCGCCCGAACGGGTGGCTCCCGTGTTGTGGCGGTTCCTGGAGGATCCGCCGCCGCCGGCCGCCGCGGGGGTGCGAGATCCGGCCGCCGGCGACCACGCGGACGGACTGACCAGCGTGGCCGTGGACGCGCCCGACGTCTACGATCTCGAGGCGCTGGCGGAGGCGCTCGAGGCGCTGCCGCCGTCGATCATCCGGATGAAAGGGGTGCTCCGCGTGGTGGACGGCGAGCGGGGAGCTCTCCGCCCGGCGCTGTACGCCGTGCACCGGGTGGGCGCCCGCGTGAGCGCGGAACCGGCGCCGGCGGCCTCTCCAACCCCGCTGGTCGCCATCGGTCGGGACGTCGACCCCGCCGGGGTGGCTGACTGTCTGCGCGCGGCCGTGCTACCCTCGGAGTCGGGGTAG
- a CDS encoding methylated-DNA--[protein]-cysteine S-methyltransferase, translated as MDLYASTVATSLGPVWYAVRDGALAALYFADRTDRAAAHLARWYPGVAVVDRRTGAVERALAAYFAGDVGALAAVDAAPRGTPFQLAVWHALRAIPPGATWTYAQLAARVGRPRAARAVGAANGANPVSLVLPCHRVIGASGRLTGYGGGIDRKRWLLVHEGALPA; from the coding sequence ATGGACCTGTACGCCTCCACCGTCGCCACGTCGCTCGGCCCCGTCTGGTATGCGGTGCGCGACGGCGCGCTCGCCGCGCTATATTTCGCCGATCGGACCGACCGCGCGGCCGCGCATCTGGCGCGCTGGTATCCGGGCGTCGCGGTGGTCGACCGCCGCACGGGCGCGGTGGAGCGCGCGCTCGCCGCGTATTTCGCGGGCGACGTCGGCGCGCTCGCCGCGGTCGACGCCGCGCCGCGCGGCACGCCCTTCCAGCTCGCGGTGTGGCATGCGCTGCGCGCGATTCCGCCGGGGGCGACGTGGACGTACGCACAGCTCGCCGCGCGTGTCGGCCGCCCGCGGGCGGCGCGGGCGGTCGGCGCGGCCAACGGCGCCAACCCGGTGTCGCTCGTGCTGCCGTGTCACCGCGTGATCGGCGCCAGCGGCCGGCTCACCGGCTACGGCGGCGGCATCGACCGCAAGCGGTGGCTGTTGGTCCACGAGGGGGCGTTGCCGGCGTGA
- a CDS encoding tetratricopeptide repeat protein, with translation MSRFALTTVGIAVLAAALHCGTINNELTFDDHWAIERNPNTARPADLAAHFTSGFWGPGYLKRDAAWRPLTTLTLAWNRAAGGLDPAGYHAVNLLLHALAAALVALLGRALGLRDEAALAAGALFAVHPVHVDAIAPGVGRADLLMAVLALAAGLAWERRRPGVAAGALALALLAKEMAAGAAAALAWRAVTRPDRGGRWRWALPLAVAAAWLAARYAVLGALGGAHPGPLENPVAHAGLAARLWTAGHCYALALAKFVAPVTLLADYSYAAVEPATGPTAVAIAGWALLATTIAAMVLAARRRPELSAMLAWWLAPYAIVSHLGPTLPMWFAERVLYLPSAGLCLAVGWAVGRAAGARQAVARAAGAAVAVAIAAFSVRSAVRVGDWRDDVTLHAKTVEDAPRNVKALANAARDAASRGDAGAALALVRRALAVRDDVALPHLAAASVYAQLGDAERAAAHLDRALSMPHDLATAAETRCAVLARFRPDVAVPACEAATRAPFAGPDAWMFLAIAYDRTGDPARAEAAFAMALDRAGAPSVTLAYNYGIFLLRRGRPADAVAPLARAAALAPDRPEIARALADARAAAAARR, from the coding sequence GTGAGCCGGTTCGCGCTAACGACGGTCGGTATCGCGGTGCTCGCGGCGGCGCTGCACTGCGGGACGATCAACAACGAGCTGACGTTCGACGACCACTGGGCGATCGAGCGCAACCCGAACACGGCGCGGCCGGCGGACCTCGCGGCGCACTTCACTTCCGGCTTCTGGGGGCCGGGCTACCTGAAACGCGACGCCGCGTGGCGCCCCCTCACCACGCTCACGCTGGCGTGGAACCGGGCGGCCGGCGGACTCGACCCCGCCGGTTACCACGCGGTCAACCTGCTGTTGCACGCGCTGGCGGCCGCGCTGGTCGCCCTGCTCGGCCGCGCGCTCGGATTGCGCGACGAGGCGGCGCTGGCCGCCGGCGCGCTGTTCGCGGTCCACCCGGTGCACGTCGACGCGATCGCGCCGGGCGTCGGGCGCGCCGACCTGCTGATGGCCGTGCTCGCGCTGGCCGCCGGTCTCGCGTGGGAGCGGCGGCGCCCCGGTGTCGCCGCGGGCGCGCTCGCGCTCGCGCTGCTGGCCAAGGAGATGGCGGCCGGCGCCGCCGCCGCGCTCGCATGGCGCGCCGTCACCCGCCCGGACCGCGGCGGCCGCTGGCGGTGGGCGCTCCCGCTGGCCGTCGCGGCCGCATGGCTCGCGGCGCGTTACGCCGTGCTCGGCGCGCTGGGCGGCGCGCACCCGGGGCCGCTCGAAAACCCGGTCGCGCACGCGGGACTCGCCGCGCGCCTGTGGACCGCCGGCCACTGCTATGCGCTGGCTCTCGCCAAGTTCGTCGCGCCGGTGACCCTGCTGGCGGACTACTCGTACGCGGCCGTCGAGCCGGCGACCGGGCCGACCGCCGTCGCGATCGCGGGATGGGCGCTGTTGGCGACCACGATCGCCGCGATGGTGCTGGCCGCGCGGCGCCGGCCGGAGTTGTCGGCGATGCTCGCGTGGTGGCTCGCGCCGTACGCGATCGTGAGCCACCTGGGGCCGACGCTGCCGATGTGGTTCGCCGAGCGCGTGCTGTACCTGCCGAGCGCCGGGCTGTGCCTCGCGGTCGGCTGGGCGGTCGGCCGCGCGGCCGGCGCGCGGCAGGCGGTGGCGCGGGCGGCGGGCGCCGCGGTGGCGGTCGCGATCGCCGCTTTCTCGGTGCGCAGCGCGGTGCGCGTCGGCGACTGGCGCGACGACGTGACCCTGCACGCGAAGACGGTCGAGGACGCGCCGCGCAACGTCAAGGCGCTCGCGAACGCCGCGCGCGACGCGGCGAGCCGCGGCGACGCCGGCGCGGCGCTCGCGCTGGTGCGCCGGGCGCTCGCGGTGCGCGACGACGTCGCCCTGCCGCATCTGGCGGCGGCGTCGGTGTATGCACAACTTGGCGACGCAGAGCGCGCAGCCGCCCACCTGGACCGCGCGTTGTCCATGCCGCACGACCTCGCGACCGCGGCCGAGACGCGCTGCGCGGTGCTCGCGCGGTTCCGCCCCGACGTCGCCGTGCCGGCGTGCGAAGCGGCGACGCGCGCGCCGTTTGCCGGGCCGGATGCGTGGATGTTCCTCGCCATCGCCTACGACCGGACGGGCGATCCGGCCCGCGCAGAGGCGGCGTTCGCCATGGCTCTCGATCGAGCCGGAGCACCGAGCGTGACGCTCGCCTACAACTACGGCATCTTCCTGCTGCGGCGCGGCCGTCCGGCGGATGCGGTTGCCCCGCTCGCGCGCGCGGCGGCGCTGGCGCCCGATCGGCCCGAGATCGCGCGGGCGCTGGCCGACGCCCGCGCGGCCGCGGCCGCGCGGCGCTGA